DNA sequence from the Manihot esculenta cultivar AM560-2 chromosome 11, M.esculenta_v8, whole genome shotgun sequence genome:
taaatcaaaataaaatttgatactATCGCATTTTTGAAGTCAAATAAAATCTATTGCGCTTAGtatttaaagtaaatatttaattaaaaaataaaattttataattgttataaatatttaattaaaaaacaaaatcttTTAATGGTTACCATTATAAGAGTGCGTACCGATTGCCGAAAAAGGGCCGTAATGAATAATGTCTgcactttaattattttattttatttatttattttatttattatattttaacttaattgatttaattaatttatttaattatatattaattttatataaatataattataaaaattttattaatattaattttttttaatttattaactcaTTGAACTATTATTATGTGGACCTTGACTGTTCATTACTCACTTTTATCAATTATTATCtagtattaattataaatttataataatattttaataaatataattttaaatataaaaagtgtaatattatattataaataaatttaaaaaatttctaaaaaagaCAACTTTGATAGATCTGCTATCAAACTTGTCTTTATTGGTGCCTAATTTTATTGCAAAACAGAGACAATCAAACTTTTTTAAGTGAGAGTAATTAGGAGGCCTTTTGAAAAGTTTTTCATAAGAACTCAACCAACCCAATTTCTCCATAGATAATCTATTGATCAAGTAGGTAGTAGTAAGAGTGCACTGGTGTGATTGTATTTTAAGAGCTCTTACTGTATCTGAAATGTATCTATATTTCCTTTTCACAATACTATTTCGTTGTGGACTATAGGTGCATGTTCTTTGATGAACAATGCCCCTATCTTTAAATAGTTTAGAGCAATTATGGTTAAGAAATTCATAGTCATTGTCAGATTTGATAGTTTTCTAACACCAAACTGATTCTTGATCTTTTAAGAAACACAAATATAATCTCTACAGTTTACCCTTTGAGGGTCATCATGAAAATCCAGGTGGCCCTAGTGCAATCATCTACTATAGTGAGGAAATACCTAGCCCCAGTGATAGATTCTTCTCTATAAGATCCTCAGATGTCTATATGAACAAGATCAAAGGGCCTTTTAGCAATAGTGTTGCTAAAGGGAAAAGGTAATCTTGTTTGTTTGGCCTGAGGACAAATGTGGCATTGAAAGTTATTATTTCCAGTGACTTGCATGCCTTTAATATGTTTGAGTTTGCTAAAGGATGCATGTCCAAGTCTATCATGGAGATCAATCATATTAACAACATGCATACAACATTAATTGTCAAGTGCTAACTATGTGGTTGCACTTGAGGGGGGAACTTTaagaatcccacatcggaaaaatACAAGAATGTAAAGGTGAATATAAGTGGTTAGGTTATAATATCAAATTGGCTAGTCATTTTGATATACAAAGCAATTCAATTACTTATATGAGCCCATGTAAATGAATCAATGTGATTAATATCTCAACACTCTCTCCAAAAATTAACATCATAGGAGTTGAAGCAGGTTTAGCTTGCTGTAAATCAGTGTCCCAAAAGAACTTGGCATATCCCAAATCTTTAATAGTAAAGATGTGATCAAGAAACCGTCTACTAGCATGTTTTAAACCATTTAAGGACTTCAGTAACTTACATACTTGCCCCTTTTCAACTTTGTCACAACCTTCAAGAGGTGTCATACATAGATCATCTTCAATATATGCATGCAGTAAAGCATGTTAACATTAACTTGGTGAATGGGCCAATTCTTTGAAGTAGCTATAACCAAGAAGACTCTCACAATGACCATTTTGGTAACTAGAGAGAAGCTATGTACAtagtctgtaatacccggctagagtccggcattgtaattctactttccggtggaatccaggatgtcggaatcctctagaagggtaatagatatgtttttctaaagtgatttagtatgttttaatgttttaagtgtaaaagaaatgagtttttgaaagaaaagaaccaaggaagaaatgtcaggttcggccgccgaaagtgaggttcggccgccgaaagtgaggttcggccgccgaacatgcatgagtttagaatCACGttaggccaccgaaggtggtctggccagccacctataaaaggccataggtcggtgaatggataaggttttctttccattttcatggacagaggtgagaccatgatcttccttggatgatcttcatgttttcttcaaacctttcaaagttttgatgagtttttatgttgttttgaaacttttgagctaaaaaccaaagttttgaagcttggagactttgagagagagttactccatatctccacgttaggatcacatatcctctagatcttcaagaggtaagtgtagatccttaccttctttttatgttttatgaaggttttatggagttttatgggtagaaatacatgattaggttaagtagagtttttggttgatttttttgatgaaagcatatttatgtgttgagttgtgatgtttggTGGGGTTttaagatagttttggacccctttgtgcatatacttgagtatatatGTGTTGTGGTGTTGTGGTTTGCATGTACGAGAAGTTTGGAGGcacacccctctcccttaaccccagtcttgcaggatcagagttcagGGGGAGGTCAGAAGAGTACATGAAGAGTAAAgagttgtaatagcatagtgtggacatgtaataattGTAACGAGATGTTTTAGTATTGTATATAGTtcagtagtgtgcttgacccagtTGTATTGTAAATCCTTTTTTGTATCCATGGTTGGATTATGTAAATATGTTTTCTTGATGAGTATGagttttaacccgtctagagcaatgatgagagctctagtaaggggttctgttgtacagaaatagtgcatgcacaggttgagtcttggtacagagcaaagttttatatttttacagaaaatgtatgatcatgtatgggattttacaggtacacagagagtatagcaggcttgctacgggtcccggcgaccttaagtcgatctggattctagcgccggtagcggtccagtttccgggtcattacatagTCTCTGCCAGCAACCTGGTTATACCCTTTGGCTATAAGTCTAGTCTTGAACCTTCCACAGTGCCATcaaatttatgtttaattttgtACACCCATTGTGAAACTACTGCTTCCTTCCCAAGAGGTAGGGAAGTGAGCTGCCAAGTGTTATTCAACTCCAGTGCATCAGCTTTCATGGCAGCAACCCAGTTTGGATCTCTTTTGGCTTCAATATATGACTCTGGTTCTTTAAGAGCAGAAACATTGGCTATAAAAGCCAAGTGGGCAGAAGAGAAAATACAGAACGTAACATATTATCTGGTGGACCAGAGCCTCTACTTCCTTCCAATCTAACAATAAGAATAAACTACTTTTCAATGGCAATGTCTTtagttgaattaaataattggaAAAAACTTGTCCAGAATCTCTAAATCCGATTCACATATGCAACAAAATAACACGAGTTTTCATTGAATTTTCATATAAAGAGATATATTTATTTGTCTTTAATTTAtggtaaataattttattagtttaattaaataaaatatcattttcaTTAATTCTAATTCCAATCAAACTTTCAGTGTTACTACATATTTCTTTTAAACATCCAATCGCACTTGATTTTTACCTATCTCAGTGTATAATGATATGCAGAAAATTCTAACTACCCGTCCTAAATTATATTGAATTAGGCCTAATTATGGGTTAATCTATTCTGAACTCAATAGCAGCATTTCTGCGTCCCTAAGATCTTCACTGCTGATGGGTCTATGAATAGGAGCAAATGTTATCAAATCCCATATACTCCTTCCTCTCAATCTTCTTTATCATGTCTGCCAAGCCAACCCCTCCTGCTCGAAATTAAATGAAAGCCTTTAAATTAGCAGCAACTCTATCAATCGTTATTGGATTTGCTAAAATGTAAGGAAGCCATATTTGATCTATTCAATTCGTACCTAGTAATATTGCACTGACCAAGATTGTGAAGGACAAAATGAAGATGATTATCGATGCTCTTCCTAACATATTAATCACCTTTTTTACCAAATGCTGCCCAACGAAGCCAGCTACGGTGGTCACAACAAAGAAGTAGAAAGCTGCAGATTTAAAATTGATTAGTCATGAAACAGGCGGCGGAcccaaactggcccaaataacttttcaacccactttccacttggtccaaaatgattaaccaagttatttagtagtttcgtactAACTActatattcaattcaattttctcATCATTTCTCGATGTGGGACGGATTTGCGCCGCAAATCCGCAAGCAGTGGCTGGAAGCAGCTGACCGTCACAAGTCATGTATAATTTTATACTATCCATTGATTATGCATGGAGAGACGtgtatttaatgaaaaaatattttcagtcTTGTTAGAATCATTAGTGGTGAAGAGGTTAATTGTAATTACCATAGGGAACTGGGAAACGTTTAAGAAGGTAATATTCTACGACAGACAAGGAAGCAGAAAATGTCATTGCGAAGGTGGCTGTTGCACTTGATACCTTGAGGAAATTGAAGAGCTTGTTAATAGAAGGCAGAGAATTAACATGTCGCTTAGATTTCAGAAGGAAATGTTAAATTTGCACCTGAGGAGGAATCCCCATCTCAAGAAAAAGTGGACCTAAAATGAATCCTCCGCCGAGACCAAGCAACCCACCAACCATACCAGCTACTAGACCAAGGATACTATAAACAATCAACTTGTGCACTCGCCAGTTGGTTCCTGCTTCTCCTTTGGATGCAATCTTTCGACGTCCATTGTAAAGGCAAATTGCCTGGTATACGGTTACTGAAGCTGCAACTGGGATCTGAAGTTGGATAAAATTTGGAGCATACTCATACCCAGATTATAATCATCATTGCATATTGGGAGATTGGTCTATACTTCAAGATTCATAGGGAACTTACCTGAGAAAAGTCCAACAACCAGTATGGCAGGGAACATATTCTCGAGTAATTCTGCAGAAgacatgataatttttttttaatttcaaattatgtGTCAGGATGAATGCATATATCCAAGTGCATGGAATAATTTTTCGGCTCAAGAAGTACTTGAAAGTAAAGGAAAAAGTTTCTATAAAATGAGAATAATCACAAAACAGTAGTGAAACCTTGGCAATCTGCAAAGCAAGGATCATCAACCACACAGCGAAGAGAAGTCCAAGTGCTTTCCAGTACACATTTTCCAATACAGATACCTGACGACAATATTGAATTCTTTAGTACAGTCCATTTGGCAGGAAGGAATAAAGGATGGATGAATATATGAATTGACACCTAAACTTTAGTAGAAAAATCTGTTCATACCCTCAACTTCTATATGGTTTttacttttagaatcaatagaACCTCAAGCTAAataagttttcaatttattattatttacaagcAGACACAATAAACATTCTGAcatcatttattttttgaatttttaactcATTTTCTATCTTTCTTGTCACAATTTTCTTGCTCTAAAATAACATTTCTTGCTCATAATATTGTTAATAGATCATTATGTGAATACTTTTCTAGTGGTTTTGACTTGCATTTACGTGTATCTATTTATATAAgtcattaaataaataaatttgtgtttaaaaaatataaaaaaatagaaagtgGGGTGTTATTAATTGATTGAAATAACTTGtgattgaaaattatttttgcataCAAACACAACCAAGTCTTACAAAATAGCGTGTCAAAAGTCTTAGAACTATTCTTACCTTTGCCTTCTTAGGAACCTTGGGAACCTTGGGAACCTTGGCTTCTGTTGGAGTACTATTGCTTAAGGTTTCAGGTGGCGGCTTGGGAACCAACACTTCACCATTTTCACCTGATCATAAAGTGAGGATATTTTCAAATGCTAgaatatttatatttctttACTTAGATTTGAGTGAAAGAGAATCACAAGCCAACGCACCATTTGATTCGAGGCATCTGGCAGCCTCCTGAAAACTCAGCAACAAGTGGGAAAATTAACACAAAGAAACAACAAAGTAGAATCAAAACATAAGTTAGAGGAGCCATGGATATATAATCCCAGAAAATTTTAGACCACCTTTTTCGTTAAGGTTTCTTTCTTCCAGGTCTCGATACCCTTTAAGAGTGCCTTGGTTGACATAACTGCAAACACCACATTCAAGTATTTCACAAAAGGAACATTCATAAATTTATTGCAATTCTCAGTAAAAAAGACAGAAGAAGGAGATAGTTCATACAAAGGAATAAAATGATTAGCAGAATTGTAATAATCCAATCTGGAAAAATCACGTTGAAAGCAACTCCAATGCCAACCCCTAACACCAACATCGGCTGAAACAAAAGAGCAAGTTCATAGTCAATCACAGGCATCTCAATCGTAGGATGCCTTTGGTCCAAATTGTAGTATACTGTTGCAGCTGCTGCTCCTGTAATCATACCTGATCAAACAAGCAGCAGAGCCCCACAAATCAAATAGCATATAGGAAATCAAATATTAAGGTAATTTTTTTGTTTCTCTTACATTTTGATATGGCTACTGATGATTTTGCATCAAACCCAATAATCAAAGTGAGCATTGGAACAAAAATGCCACCCCCACCAACACCTCCTGCACTTCCAAATGCTGCTCCAAGGAATCCAACTATTGTTCCCACCACAATCTTCCAGCCAaatttcattttctatcaaacaACTTTCACAAGTTATGATTTTCCTGCTTTTTCTAAACAACCAAGCAGAACATGTTCAAGCAATCAATACAGAATCAGAAACCTATGGCAATGTGAAATTGGACTTACTGGCCAAACTTGTATATAATCTGAATGATTTTTGTTTCCATGATGAAGCTGGGCAGGATGTGGAATTgaggtcatgttatgatattgAGCCTCATTGTGAGTTGAAGCTTCTTGTTTCAACCTTGATTCTGCTGCAATTACCATTGAAGCTATAACAACTAAACCAACCAAAATGTTTCCTCTCAATCTCAAACCGCAATACTTTGATTTGTATCCACTCCTATCCATCATATCCCTTTTTCCCCACAGAGGTCAAAATTgcaaaattttctcaaattttagCTTCAAACCCAATGCTAAAAAACCAAGAGGAAAAACACTAAGAACTCTTTTAACATGAAGCTTGCTGAGCCAACTCTGTCAACATGCATTACATTTAAAAACATTGTTGATAAAAATAAGTAatgctaataataataatataatttcgaATCAACTTTGCACGCATTTGACAACTAAGATTCGTCCTCTGAGATTTGATCTCAATGTCTTCCAACTTTAAAGCATTCATGTCTGTTGAATTTATCCTGCAAGTGCATTTTGTTTTTCGCGGAATCTCTTGAAAtcgagaaaatttttaattattgttcAAGGTTGATCTAAATGGAACCACCATGATTGTATATGTGCAATGGTTATATTGTAAAATTTCTTCTTGAAATCAAAtgaaagtgattttttttttttttttttgatcttGAAAGATACCATTTTCTCTTTGTGATAGTATCACGTACCATTTTTCCACAGCATGCCAGTAAGTACATCTAATCAAAGGCAGACTATCTACGCTTAAACTATAACATTACGAGAAATTAGAATACGTCAAGATTATAATCACTGTGAATAAACCTAAAATTGTATATGAGTTTAAACTCCAATTCAACTTCAACTTGCTTCTTTCACAGGTGAAAGAAACATCATACCAACCTTGTCTTAGAGTTGAAacagtctctctctctctatatatatggGTAGATTTGTATTATTTTGACTGATAAATTATCACGTTGATTAGGGAAAAAGATGGAAAAAGACATAAGTACACAGAACCTTGAAGAAGTAAACCATGGAAGAAATTTGTCTGAGATAgatttttctttactttttagTTCTATTTAACTAGCAAAATCTGAAACTAAACTTGCTGGCCTCAATCGACAGAATACATAAAAAGAAAACGAGAGAAAAAAAGATTAGTCAAGTGAAATTTACTGCCTGATATCTCCCAATGCCGGCTGCTATTTTGAACCAAATACAAGCTTGGTTAAATAGAAATTTGAAGACAAATGTCTTCTAGATTGGCTTTCTATACATGTACATATATATTTATCACttcatttaagaaaaaattaataagctaTTGTAACTTGCATTAAACCATTTGACTGAACATTTCAAAATAAACCCTTGGACAACTCGGACACAACATGAAGATGCAATCGAATATTTAAGACACATTCAACTCTTGCTCAATCCAGACATGCTATTTCTTGGATGATACCAATTGCAGATACTGATAATCCTACAGGGGATTCTTGTGATAGTACAGAGAAGATGGTATTAAAGCCACAGAAGAAGAGGCAATGTCAAAGATTCTTGTATAAAGACAACAGAGCTAGATCATGAGTGCTATGCCAATCCCACCTGTTTGTAATGAAAAAGAAAGTTTTCAACAATGAGAATTATAACGCCAGATTTTTATGAGAATC
Encoded proteins:
- the LOC110625947 gene encoding sulfite exporter TauE/SafE family protein 3; amino-acid sequence: MMDRSGYKSKYCGLRLRGNILVGLVVIASMVIAAESRLKQEASTHNEAQYHNMTSIPHPAQLHHGNKNHSDYIQVWPKMKFGWKIVVGTIVGFLGAAFGSAGGVGGGGIFVPMLTLIIGFDAKSSVAISKCMITGAAAATVYYNLDQRHPTIEMPVIDYELALLFQPMLVLGVGIGVAFNVIFPDWIITILLIILFLFMSTKALLKGIETWKKETLTKKEAARCLESNVLVPKPPPETLSNSTPTEAKVPKVPKVPKKAKVSVLENVYWKALGLLFAVWLMILALQIAKNYSRICSLPYWLLDFSQIPVAASVTVYQAICLYNGRRKIASKGEAGTNWRVHKLIVYSILGLVAGMVGGLLGLGGGFILGPLFLEMGIPPQVSSATATFAMTFSASLSVVEYYLLKRFPVPYAFYFFVVTTVAGFVGQHLVKKVINMLGRASIIIFILSFTILVSAILLGGVGLADMIKKIERKEYMGFDNICSYS